The sequence AAAGTAATTTACTGaacctatttttttttttcctaCGACGAGTATCCCTGCATATATTAAAGTGTTTTATATTGGTCTGCAAACTGCCTATGCGATTATTCGTATTTCTTGATGGGAGACTTTCATGCAGGCTGTGAAAAACCCTACAGATGTTTTGGAAACTCTGTCGCTGGCTCAGTTCTTATCTTGGACAAACAATCATGGCGCGCCATAGGCCTAGTTTAATTTTCCATTCTGCAAGACTTCCTCCAATGTTTTTGCTGAAACCAGATTTTATGTGTTTACTGTGTCTTTTTAAAAAGTGGCCAAGGGCAGTTTTTGTCATTTTTCTCCAGGGAAGGGTGACTGCAAGCTGACTTAAAATCACACATTTTTGAGTGTTGCCTGAGTTGAAGTAGGCCTCTGAGTTGGATCAGAGTGCAACTGTCAACAGGAGATGAGTCTGAGGACATGCACAGACAAGCAGATGCTACTGAATGCCTCTGTTGGGATTTTCTTCCAGGAACTTGTGTCTCCACTCTccagcacaggaggctgctgaggggaggacggctcataataatggctggaacagtgcaaatggaatggcatcaaacatctggaaaccatgtgtttgatgtatttgataccattccactgattcctctCCAGTCATTGTCTGGAgactgttctccccaattaaggtgccaccaacctcctgtgctcacCAGTACTGTGTTTTTCGTTGGGattatgtgtgtgtcctgtacgttttcagtctgtctctgtctttcagaGAGCTGTTCCAATGCACACATGGGTCTTCGCTACATATGAACAGCGCAATGGTGAGTGTGTATCAGTCAGGTTTGGGGTCAATTTCATtaaaattccagtcaattcagaaagtaaaccacaTTTAAATTCCAATTTTTCCTATTTTAAAAGCTTTGAAGAGAAtgggaatttcagtgtacttcctgaaatgGCTGAAATGGGCTCAATGGAAAACATTGGCTTTCCATTGCATCTATAAAAACGCCAAGCTTCGTCTGAGATTTAACACATCTCCTCGACACTTACATCACAAGAAAGATAACTTTATTTTGTTGGGTGTTCATGGTTTTTGTGGAATTTAAAAAagtaatttcatacattttgaaatgtttacaaattaggtGCGCTGAAATGAAAGCAACTACCGAAAAGAAACACTTGGATTATATTGATATGTCTGATCACACAAATAATGTAAAGTATGTATAGATGGGTATAATCTAGAGCCAAGCGTGTTGATTTTAAATCTGAGGGTATCCTGCTATTGAAAcacttgttgaattatgcaaGAGGACTGGACAACAGTAATTTGAGGCAGTCAAGACGGCACAGGTGAGAGCAGGTGGGCCTAGAAGACAGCAGGTGAGTGTAGGTGGGCCTAGAAGACAGCAGGTGAGTGTAGGTGGGCCTAGAAGACAGAGCAAGTTTTTGGTGGTTACAGCCCTGTTCCACCCATTTATGTTAATGTATTCATATATGCAAACTCATTTAGCCATATGCAAATTAGGCACacaaaaattaaaaaacattacatttaagttGAATAACTGAATTCCCACAAATCCCTGAATTCATTCATGATTTGTCCGTGCCAGTAAAATGTTTAATATGCTATAATTCTGTCAATATATAAGGGATTTTATCAATTCTAAAAGTTTGGAGAATCTTCATCCCTTGTCCAACTGTTGCATTTATTAGAAACAGACAATCTTAACATTTTTGATGACTGTTGCTACACACAGCAAATCTCATTCAAGCGTTATTTAATATTTTTCTTAGAGTCAACGGCCATCCCTCGTCCCTCATACACAGAAGACCCCCAGCCCAGAGGCAGTGGCATCATCCCAGGTGAGACTCATCACTTGTTTGCATTGACAAAGGCTAGTCTGTTACCTTGGTGCATTGATGTGTCAGGCAGATTAAACAAGCTGTAGCTCAGtgcctctcccttcatctcttctTTGGACAGTCAGTAAGTCTATCTGGATCCCTCTAGACATAGACGATCCAGATACATGCTGACCAAATGTCAAATAATGACCAGGCTGAGGTGACCTCATTGTGTCACCATGGCTCCTGGCTTTTTAAGTGTGTTTTTAGTCTAAATTGGGGAAAGTTTagcattcctctctctctttggctTTTTTGTTGAGGAAAACAGTGTTTGGGGTGGGTCATGAGTTCACTCTCTTGCTATCCTCTTATCTGATTTTAGGGTTTCAGTTGGAACATGCTCAATGTTTCCCTGGTGGAAAATAAAACACTTAATCAGACATGTGTCAGGTGGTCAGACCCAGGCAGGCCAGAGGTTTGGAAGACAGCATGACATTCCGCTAGCCACAGTAATGGTCAGTAATTGTTAATGGTCAGCCAAGGGGCAGTGCAGTGCTAAGTGTCGTCTCTGTACTGCTGCAAACAGTTACATGTCCTGTCGATGAGTTTGAGCTGCTCTGTTAAGATGCCTTTTCCATTTGATGTTGCAGGacgtgtggtggctaatttctgcattaccaaatgaggagagttacaaaaacaccagtccgagttaactacat comes from Salmo salar chromosome ssa20, Ssal_v3.1, whole genome shotgun sequence and encodes:
- the LOC123729155 gene encoding uncharacterized protein isoform X1, with translation METPRRELFQCTHGSSLHMNSAMSQRPSLVPHTQKTPSPEAVASSQDVWWLISALPNEESYKNTSPRAIAAAVFIGFVLGLYAVLWKCMVSPPQRKKRRVRVRDKRSQVC